In Nicotiana tabacum cultivar K326 chromosome 17, ASM71507v2, whole genome shotgun sequence, one DNA window encodes the following:
- the LOC142171544 gene encoding protein RTE1-HOMOLOG-like isoform X2, which yields MYYHADEMLKLCVFWHGAVLLFKLFWLMAPEVDPDHALMIEDNFLDTMLVDPKRDRFPCCIVWSPLPVLSWFIPFIGHIGICREDGIILDFAGPNFVSVDNFTFGEPTRYFQCCCIPPYPAENTSEYVENNDESGSNVDTWDAALRKSIQEFQHLSYSIFTCNCHSFVANGLNRLGFQAGGWNVVNLAIFIFLKGRWVNKTSIVKTYLPPLVVLGLGLIFGGGTFLTYLVIFMFVLIGWFLLGTYFFKKLIHV from the exons ATGTATTATCATGCTGATGAAATGTTAAAGCTGTGTGTATTCTGGCACGGTGCAGTGTTG TTGTTTAAGCTCTTCTGGTTAATGGCACCTGAGGTAGATCCAGATCATGCTCTGATGATTGAAGATAATTTTCTTGATACCATGCTAGTTGATCCAAAAAGAGATCGATTTCCATGCTGCATCGTATGGTCACCACTTCCTGTCCTGTCATGGTTTATCCCCTTTATTGGGCATATAGGGATTTGTAGAGAGGATGGCATAATCTTGGACTTTGCAGGGCCAAACTTCGTTTCTGTAGACAATTTCACATTTGGGGAACCAACACGCTATTTCCAA TGCTGCTGCATACCTCCTTATCCAGCTGAAAATACGAGTGAATATGTCGAGAACAATGATGAATCTGGAAGCAATGTGGACACATGGGATGCTGCCTTGAGGAAGAGCATTCAAGAATTCCAACACCTGTCTTACAGCATTTTCACTTGCAACTGCCATTCTTTTGTAGCTAATGGTTTAAACAGGCTGGGGTTTCAGGCTGGTGGATGGAATGTAGTCAACCTGGccattttcattttcctcaagGGACGTTGGGTAAATAAAACATCTATAGTTAAAACCTATTTACCGCCTCTCGTTGTGCTTGGTTTAGGACTCATCTTTGGAGGAGGGACTTTCCTTACTTACCTGGTAATTTTCATGTTTGTTCTTATTGGTTGGTTTCTCCTCGGCACATACTTTTTCAAGAAGTTGATCCATGTGTAG
- the LOC142171544 gene encoding protein RTE1-HOMOLOG-like isoform X1 — protein sequence MYYHADEMLKLCVFWHGAVLLFKLFWLMAPEVDPDHALMIEDNFLDTMLVDPKRDRFPCCIVWSPLPVLSWFIPFIGHIGICREDGIILDFAGPNFVSVDNFTFGEPTRYFQVSREHCCCIPPYPAENTSEYVENNDESGSNVDTWDAALRKSIQEFQHLSYSIFTCNCHSFVANGLNRLGFQAGGWNVVNLAIFIFLKGRWVNKTSIVKTYLPPLVVLGLGLIFGGGTFLTYLVIFMFVLIGWFLLGTYFFKKLIHV from the exons ATGTATTATCATGCTGATGAAATGTTAAAGCTGTGTGTATTCTGGCACGGTGCAGTGTTG TTGTTTAAGCTCTTCTGGTTAATGGCACCTGAGGTAGATCCAGATCATGCTCTGATGATTGAAGATAATTTTCTTGATACCATGCTAGTTGATCCAAAAAGAGATCGATTTCCATGCTGCATCGTATGGTCACCACTTCCTGTCCTGTCATGGTTTATCCCCTTTATTGGGCATATAGGGATTTGTAGAGAGGATGGCATAATCTTGGACTTTGCAGGGCCAAACTTCGTTTCTGTAGACAATTTCACATTTGGGGAACCAACACGCTATTTCCAAGTAAGCAGAGAACAT TGCTGCTGCATACCTCCTTATCCAGCTGAAAATACGAGTGAATATGTCGAGAACAATGATGAATCTGGAAGCAATGTGGACACATGGGATGCTGCCTTGAGGAAGAGCATTCAAGAATTCCAACACCTGTCTTACAGCATTTTCACTTGCAACTGCCATTCTTTTGTAGCTAATGGTTTAAACAGGCTGGGGTTTCAGGCTGGTGGATGGAATGTAGTCAACCTGGccattttcattttcctcaagGGACGTTGGGTAAATAAAACATCTATAGTTAAAACCTATTTACCGCCTCTCGTTGTGCTTGGTTTAGGACTCATCTTTGGAGGAGGGACTTTCCTTACTTACCTGGTAATTTTCATGTTTGTTCTTATTGGTTGGTTTCTCCTCGGCACATACTTTTTCAAGAAGTTGATCCATGTGTAG
- the LOC142171544 gene encoding protein RTE1-HOMOLOG-like isoform X3 produces the protein MAPEVDPDHALMIEDNFLDTMLVDPKRDRFPCCIVWSPLPVLSWFIPFIGHIGICREDGIILDFAGPNFVSVDNFTFGEPTRYFQVSREHCCCIPPYPAENTSEYVENNDESGSNVDTWDAALRKSIQEFQHLSYSIFTCNCHSFVANGLNRLGFQAGGWNVVNLAIFIFLKGRWVNKTSIVKTYLPPLVVLGLGLIFGGGTFLTYLVIFMFVLIGWFLLGTYFFKKLIHV, from the exons ATGGCACCTGAGGTAGATCCAGATCATGCTCTGATGATTGAAGATAATTTTCTTGATACCATGCTAGTTGATCCAAAAAGAGATCGATTTCCATGCTGCATCGTATGGTCACCACTTCCTGTCCTGTCATGGTTTATCCCCTTTATTGGGCATATAGGGATTTGTAGAGAGGATGGCATAATCTTGGACTTTGCAGGGCCAAACTTCGTTTCTGTAGACAATTTCACATTTGGGGAACCAACACGCTATTTCCAAGTAAGCAGAGAACAT TGCTGCTGCATACCTCCTTATCCAGCTGAAAATACGAGTGAATATGTCGAGAACAATGATGAATCTGGAAGCAATGTGGACACATGGGATGCTGCCTTGAGGAAGAGCATTCAAGAATTCCAACACCTGTCTTACAGCATTTTCACTTGCAACTGCCATTCTTTTGTAGCTAATGGTTTAAACAGGCTGGGGTTTCAGGCTGGTGGATGGAATGTAGTCAACCTGGccattttcattttcctcaagGGACGTTGGGTAAATAAAACATCTATAGTTAAAACCTATTTACCGCCTCTCGTTGTGCTTGGTTTAGGACTCATCTTTGGAGGAGGGACTTTCCTTACTTACCTGGTAATTTTCATGTTTGTTCTTATTGGTTGGTTTCTCCTCGGCACATACTTTTTCAAGAAGTTGATCCATGTGTAG
- the LOC142171544 gene encoding protein RTE1-HOMOLOG-like isoform X4, whose amino-acid sequence MAPEVDPDHALMIEDNFLDTMLVDPKRDRFPCCIVWSPLPVLSWFIPFIGHIGICREDGIILDFAGPNFVSVDNFTFGEPTRYFQCCCIPPYPAENTSEYVENNDESGSNVDTWDAALRKSIQEFQHLSYSIFTCNCHSFVANGLNRLGFQAGGWNVVNLAIFIFLKGRWVNKTSIVKTYLPPLVVLGLGLIFGGGTFLTYLVIFMFVLIGWFLLGTYFFKKLIHV is encoded by the exons ATGGCACCTGAGGTAGATCCAGATCATGCTCTGATGATTGAAGATAATTTTCTTGATACCATGCTAGTTGATCCAAAAAGAGATCGATTTCCATGCTGCATCGTATGGTCACCACTTCCTGTCCTGTCATGGTTTATCCCCTTTATTGGGCATATAGGGATTTGTAGAGAGGATGGCATAATCTTGGACTTTGCAGGGCCAAACTTCGTTTCTGTAGACAATTTCACATTTGGGGAACCAACACGCTATTTCCAA TGCTGCTGCATACCTCCTTATCCAGCTGAAAATACGAGTGAATATGTCGAGAACAATGATGAATCTGGAAGCAATGTGGACACATGGGATGCTGCCTTGAGGAAGAGCATTCAAGAATTCCAACACCTGTCTTACAGCATTTTCACTTGCAACTGCCATTCTTTTGTAGCTAATGGTTTAAACAGGCTGGGGTTTCAGGCTGGTGGATGGAATGTAGTCAACCTGGccattttcattttcctcaagGGACGTTGGGTAAATAAAACATCTATAGTTAAAACCTATTTACCGCCTCTCGTTGTGCTTGGTTTAGGACTCATCTTTGGAGGAGGGACTTTCCTTACTTACCTGGTAATTTTCATGTTTGTTCTTATTGGTTGGTTTCTCCTCGGCACATACTTTTTCAAGAAGTTGATCCATGTGTAG